The genomic stretch AATGGCAACTGGTTGAGTCCTTCCTCAACTACAAGTCTAATctggaagaaagaaaaagaggaagaaaaaaatttaAAGATTACACAAACTGGAAAGCCATTTCCCAACTGCCCACTAAAAATATTCGATCAAAATGATACTTCCCCAATCTTTTCTGTATTAACCAGCTTTCATTTTATATCTAATGATTATCATGCGGCCAATCACCATGTCTAAAGTACACTGCAAgaacaaaaatattgggacacctggccgttacacccacaggaacttttatgacatcccatccacaggcatcagtatggagttggtccctccTGGTTAGAATTCCCACAGAATCAGCTGAAAAAGCTGAAAGGCTTCCCAGAACAGTGGCAGCTgtgaccaactccatattgatgcctatggatttagaatgggatgatggccaggtgtcccaatacctttGTCCATATACTGCGCGTGCTTtaagattaaattaaatttaaagatCCACAACACCGACAAGTGAAATCTctgattacagtattttaagaCTTCTTGAAGCCAGACTTACCAGTCGATCCgcacaaaacacaaaatcacCTCTGCTGGTTGCCCTGTTTAAAGCAAAAAAAGACACAATTTACCACCAACAGCAAtgacatacatattttataggAATGCTCATATTTGACATCAACACCCTTATGAATAAATATCCACAGCAATATCCGTTACAAAACCCTGTTATAAGATTAAAAAGCTTCTGTGGAATCCATTTAAGCGCTGCACTTGTGTgccattttaattttatgagTCAAAGTATAAAAgtgctgaaccccccccccccccccccccccaaaaaaaaaaagcacgtgCGATCCCATTCCTCCTTCTGGTCTTAGGCAGCTGGCGCTTTGCCGTAGCCATTACCGGATACAAGTCCGACACGAAACAAAACACGGTATCTATCAGAGCTACACGTATACGGATACACGTGGGTCCATACATATAAACCACGTTTCCTGCGATGCTTCGTCGATCACGTCTGCAGTCCCGAAAAAAGGGGGGGGTGCGCACTTACTTGTCCCGGATGATGGTCTGCAGCTCTCGGATTTGGTCATTCAGCGGGAGCAGCTTAACTCGCGGCCCAAGCTCCGACGGACACGGAGCTCCGACAAGCTCGCTTCCTTGGGTCTCCTTGACCTCTGCGCTGGAGATGGTGCCGCCGCCGGGGCCCGTATTAACGAAACGGACCTGCTTGACAGCGTGTTCCTGTTGGCTGGCGCCGCTCAGCTGCTGGTTGTGGCAAGGCATCTTATTAGTTTTACTGTCCAAAACTAATTCCATAAAGCGGATGTGTCCTCTTAAGAACTGTCCTTTTTCTAAAGGCGTAACAAACGGAagagaaagaaataaaaagtcAAACAGACGTGCCCTCCCACATGAAAGGCGCCACTTACTTGGCCCGTTAATGTAAATGCGCCCAACACTACTCGACGGAGCTTAGCGCATGGCGGCTGCGGCGCAACTGCGCGCATCCGACTGCACGAAACCGCGCCGCGCTGACGTATGCACT from Paramormyrops kingsleyae isolate MSU_618 chromosome 10, PKINGS_0.4, whole genome shotgun sequence encodes the following:
- the uprt gene encoding uracil phosphoribosyltransferase homolog isoform X2, translating into MRAVAPQPPCAKLRRVVLGAFTLTGQQLSGASQQEHAVKQVRFVNTGPGGGTISSAEVKETQGSELVGAPCPSELGPRVKLLPLNDQIRELQTIIRDKATSRGDFVFCADRLIRLVVEEGLNQLPFSECTVTTPTGHKYDGVKFEKGNCGVSIMRSGEAMEQGLRDCCRSIRIGKILIQSDEETQKAKVYYAKFPPDIYRRKVLLMYPILSTLECFSHHIPSCSPF